A region of Heliangelus exortis chromosome 4, bHelExo1.hap1, whole genome shotgun sequence DNA encodes the following proteins:
- the USO1 gene encoding general vesicular transport factor p115 isoform X10 — protein MGVSRLMDLLADSREVIRNDGVLLLQQLTKSNAAIQKIVAFENAFERLLDIITEEGNSDGGIVVEDCLLLIQNLLKNNNSNQNFFKEGSYIQRMKPWFEVGDDNCGWSAQKVTNLHVMLQLVRVLVSPTNPPGATSSCQKAMFQCGLLQQLCTILMATGVPADILTETINTVSEVIRGCQMNQDYFASVNAPSNPPRPAIVVLLMSMVNERQPFVLRCAVLYCFQCFLYKNQKGQGEIVSTLLPSTIDATGNSVSAGQLLCGGLFSTDSLSNWCAAVALAHALQENATLKEQLLRVQLATSIGNPPVSLLQQCTNILSQGDKIDRRGSKVQTRVGLLMLLCTWLSNCSIAVTHFLHNPANIPFLTGQIAENLGEEEQLVQGLCALLLGISIYYNDNSLENYRKEKLKQLIEKRIGRENFIEKLGFISKHELYSRAAQKPQPSFSSPDHMMFDHEFTKLVKELEGVISKAIYKSSEEDKKEEEVKKTLEQHDNIVTHYKKVIREQDQELEELKQRISTLTSQNEQLQATVTQQVSQIQQHKDQYNLLKVQLGKDNQHHNSHSDTFQMNGIQTEEVSKLKEELEEWKSKHEVLQGQLGEKDSLTEKLKSSQLEVGTAEQSSQTSKSGGLELSNELHKELEMLRSQIQLQSAEISKLQMENQKLQVMNTAAEPVLGDSSATAANSLDLEQEIKELKSEVKALSEEKESLKQHLDSSRSTVAILQDEKSKLQQELAESKKEQDDLLVLLADQDQKLSALKIKLKDLGVPVEDEDDIESGDQGDEDEDGDEDEQD, from the exons ATGG GTGTTTCCAGACTCATGGATTTACTAGCAGACTCTAGGGAAGTTATAAGAAATGAT GGAGTGTTGTTGTTACAGCAATTGACAAAAAGTAATGCAGCCATACAGAAGATTGTTGCCTTTGAGAATGCCTTTGAGAGACTTCTGGATATCATAACGGAGGAAGGAAACAGCGATGGAG GAATAGTAGTAGAAGACTGTCTCCTCCTAATACAAAACTTGTTGAAGAATAATAATTCCAATCAGAATTTCTTCAAAGAAGGTTCATACATTCAGCGTATGAAGCCTTGGTTTGAAGTTGGAGATGACAACTGTGGGTGGTCTGCACAGAAAGTAACCAATCTTCACGTCATGCTGCAG CTTGTGCGGGTCCTCGTGTCTCCCACAAATCCCCCTGGTGCtaccagcagctgccagaagGCAATGTTCCAGTGTGGGTTGttacagcagctctgcaccatCCTGATGGCAACTGGAGTTCCTGCTGATATCCTGACAGAA ACCATTAACACTGTATCAGAGGTCATTCGAGGATGCCAGATGAATCAAGACTACTTTGCCTCTGTAAATGCACCCTCTAATCCACCAAG GCCTGCAATTGTAGTGCTTCTGATGTCCATGGTAAATGAAAGGCAGCCTTTTGTGCTACGTTGTGCTGTTCTCTATTGCTTCCAGtgctttttatataaaaaccaaaaaggacaaggagaaattGTTTCAACACTACTGCCATCTACTATTGACG CTACAGGTAACTCTGTCTCAGCTGGTCAGCTGCTGTGTGGGGGCCTCTTCTCCACGGACTCCCTGTCCAACTGGTGTGCTGCTGTGGCCCTGGCCCATGCCTTGCAGGAGAATGCCACTCTGAAGGAACAGCTCCTGAGAGTCCAGCTGGCCACCAGCATTGGCAACCCCCCCGtctcactgctgcagcagtgcaCCAACATCCTCTCACAG GGTGATAAGATCGACAGACGG gGCAGCAAGGTACAGACCAGGGTTGGACTACTGATGTTGCTTTGCACTTGGCTCAGCAACTGCTCAATCGCTGTCACCCACTTCCTCCACAACCCAGCCAATATTCCTTTT ctcacaGGGCAGATAGCTGAAAaccttggagaagaggagcagcTGGTCCAAGGCCTGTGTGCACTTTTGCTTGGCATTTCCATCTACTACAATGACAATTCCCTTGAAAATTACAGGAA AGAGAAGCTGAAACAGCTGATTGAGAAGAGGATTGGTAGGGAGAACTTCATTGAGAAGCTTGGCTTCATTAGCAAACATGAGCTTTattccagagctgctcagaaacCACAGCCTAGTTTTTCTAGCCCAGACCACATGATGTTTGATCATGAATTTACCAAGCTTGTAAAGGAATTGGAAG GTGTCATTAGTAAAGCTATTTACAAGTCCAGCgaggaagataaaaaggaggaggaggtcaagAAGACATTGGAACAGCATGACAACATTGTGACTCACTACAAAAAAGTAATCAGAGAGCAG GACCAGGAGCTTGAGGAATTAAAACAACGGATCAGCACTTTAACATCTCAGAATGAGCAGCTCCAAGCAACAGTTACACAGCAAGTGTCCCAGATCCAACAGCATAAGGACCAGTATAATCTCCTTAAAGTACAGCTAG GAAAAGACAATCAGCACCATAATTCCCACAGTGATACATTTCAGATGAATGGCATTCAGACAGAAGAAGTGagcaaactgaaagaggagctggaagaatGGAAAAGCAAGCATGAAGTGCTGCAAGGGCAGTTAGGGGAAAAGGACTCTCTGACTGAAAAATTG AAATCTTCACAGCTAGAAGTGGGAACAGCAGAGCAGTCTTCACAGACCAGCAAATCTGGTGGCTTGGAGCTCAGTAATGAACTACACAAG GAATTAGAGATGCTCAGGAGTCAGATACAGCTGCAGTCTGCAGAAATCTCTAAGCTTCAGATGGAGAATCAAAAGCTACAAGTAATG AATACAGCTGCAGAGCCTGTGTTAGGAGACAGCAGTGCAACAGCAGCAAACAGCTTGGACCTggaacaagaaataaaagaattaaag AGTGAAGTCAAAGccctttctgaagaaaaagaatcatTGAAACAGCACCTGGATTCTTCCAGGAGTACAGTTGCTATCTTGCAAGATGAGAAAAGTAAACTTCAGCAAGAACTTGCAGAATCAAAGAAAGAACAGGATGATCTTCTGGTGCTTTTGGCTGACCAGGATCAGAAACTGTCTGCACTGAAGATCAAGCTGAAGGATCTTGGTGTACCG GTTGAAGATGAAGATGATATTGAATCTGGAGATCAaggagatgaagatgaagatggaGATGAAGATGAGCAAGACTAG
- the USO1 gene encoding general vesicular transport factor p115 isoform X3 has protein sequence MNFLRGVMGGPSAGMQPSGAETIQKLCHRVASSTLLDDRRDAVRALKALSKKYHLEVGVQAMEHLIHVLQTDRSDSEIIGYALDTLYNIISNDLEEEEQEENLPKQVDDLGSQFTEIFIKQQENVTLLLSLVEEFDFHVRWPGVKLLTSLLKQQGPQVQQIILVSPMGVSRLMDLLADSREVIRNDGVLLLQQLTKSNAAIQKIVAFENAFERLLDIITEEGNSDGGIVVEDCLLLIQNLLKNNNSNQNFFKEGSYIQRMKPWFEVGDDNCGWSAQKVTNLHVMLQLVRVLVSPTNPPGATSSCQKAMFQCGLLQQLCTILMATGVPADILTETINTVSEVIRGCQMNQDYFASVNAPSNPPRPAIVVLLMSMVNERQPFVLRCAVLYCFQCFLYKNQKGQGEIVSTLLPSTIDATGNSVSAGQLLCGGLFSTDSLSNWCAAVALAHALQENATLKEQLLRVQLATSIGNPPVSLLQQCTNILSQGDKIDRRGSKVQTRVGLLMLLCTWLSNCSIAVTHFLHNPANIPFLTGQIAENLGEEEQLVQGLCALLLGISIYYNDNSLENYRKEKLKQLIEKRIGRENFIEKLGFISKHELYSRAAQKPQPSFSSPDHMMFDHEFTKLVKELEGVISKAIYKSSEEDKKEEEVKKTLEQHDNIVTHYKKVIREQDQELEELKQRISTLTSQNEQLQATVTQQVSQIQQHKDQYNLLKVQLGKDNQHHNSHSDTFQMNGIQTEEVSKLKEELEEWKSKHEVLQGQLGEKDSLTEKLKSSQLEVGTAEQSSQTSKSGGLELSNELHKELEMLRSQIQLQSAEISKLQMENQKLQVMNTAAEPVLGDSSATAANSLDLEQEIKELKSEVKALSEEKESLKQHLDSSRSTVAILQDEKSKLQQELAESKKEQDDLLVLLADQDQKLSALKIKLKDLGVPVEDEDDIESGDQGDEDEDGDEDEQD, from the exons aTGAACTTCTTACGGGGCGTCATGGGCGGCCCCAGCGCCGGCATGCAGCCCTCCGGCGCAGAGACG ATCCAGAAGCTGTGCCACCGGGTGGCCTCTTCCACCTTGCTGGATGACCGGCGGGACGCTGTGCGGGCTCTGAAAGCCTTGTCCAAG AAATACCATCTGGAGGTGGGTGTGCAGGCCATGGAGCACCTGATCCACGTCCTGCAGACAGACCG TTCAGATTCTGAAATAATTGGCTATGCCTTGGACACTCTCTACAATATAATATCCAATGACCTAGAAGAGGAGGAGCAAG AGGAAAACTTGCCAAAACAAGTTGATGACTTGGGAAGTCAGTTCACAGAGATTTTCATTAAACAGCAAGAAAATGTCACACTCTTGCTGTCACTTGTGGAG GAATTTGATTTCCATGTGCGTTGGCCAGGAGTGAAGCTGCTTACATCTCTGCTCAAGCAGCAAGGGCCTCAGGTGCAGCAGATAATTCTGGTCAGCCCCATGG GTGTTTCCAGACTCATGGATTTACTAGCAGACTCTAGGGAAGTTATAAGAAATGAT GGAGTGTTGTTGTTACAGCAATTGACAAAAAGTAATGCAGCCATACAGAAGATTGTTGCCTTTGAGAATGCCTTTGAGAGACTTCTGGATATCATAACGGAGGAAGGAAACAGCGATGGAG GAATAGTAGTAGAAGACTGTCTCCTCCTAATACAAAACTTGTTGAAGAATAATAATTCCAATCAGAATTTCTTCAAAGAAGGTTCATACATTCAGCGTATGAAGCCTTGGTTTGAAGTTGGAGATGACAACTGTGGGTGGTCTGCACAGAAAGTAACCAATCTTCACGTCATGCTGCAG CTTGTGCGGGTCCTCGTGTCTCCCACAAATCCCCCTGGTGCtaccagcagctgccagaagGCAATGTTCCAGTGTGGGTTGttacagcagctctgcaccatCCTGATGGCAACTGGAGTTCCTGCTGATATCCTGACAGAA ACCATTAACACTGTATCAGAGGTCATTCGAGGATGCCAGATGAATCAAGACTACTTTGCCTCTGTAAATGCACCCTCTAATCCACCAAG GCCTGCAATTGTAGTGCTTCTGATGTCCATGGTAAATGAAAGGCAGCCTTTTGTGCTACGTTGTGCTGTTCTCTATTGCTTCCAGtgctttttatataaaaaccaaaaaggacaaggagaaattGTTTCAACACTACTGCCATCTACTATTGACG CTACAGGTAACTCTGTCTCAGCTGGTCAGCTGCTGTGTGGGGGCCTCTTCTCCACGGACTCCCTGTCCAACTGGTGTGCTGCTGTGGCCCTGGCCCATGCCTTGCAGGAGAATGCCACTCTGAAGGAACAGCTCCTGAGAGTCCAGCTGGCCACCAGCATTGGCAACCCCCCCGtctcactgctgcagcagtgcaCCAACATCCTCTCACAG GGTGATAAGATCGACAGACGG gGCAGCAAGGTACAGACCAGGGTTGGACTACTGATGTTGCTTTGCACTTGGCTCAGCAACTGCTCAATCGCTGTCACCCACTTCCTCCACAACCCAGCCAATATTCCTTTT ctcacaGGGCAGATAGCTGAAAaccttggagaagaggagcagcTGGTCCAAGGCCTGTGTGCACTTTTGCTTGGCATTTCCATCTACTACAATGACAATTCCCTTGAAAATTACAGGAA AGAGAAGCTGAAACAGCTGATTGAGAAGAGGATTGGTAGGGAGAACTTCATTGAGAAGCTTGGCTTCATTAGCAAACATGAGCTTTattccagagctgctcagaaacCACAGCCTAGTTTTTCTAGCCCAGACCACATGATGTTTGATCATGAATTTACCAAGCTTGTAAAGGAATTGGAAG GTGTCATTAGTAAAGCTATTTACAAGTCCAGCgaggaagataaaaaggaggaggaggtcaagAAGACATTGGAACAGCATGACAACATTGTGACTCACTACAAAAAAGTAATCAGAGAGCAG GACCAGGAGCTTGAGGAATTAAAACAACGGATCAGCACTTTAACATCTCAGAATGAGCAGCTCCAAGCAACAGTTACACAGCAAGTGTCCCAGATCCAACAGCATAAGGACCAGTATAATCTCCTTAAAGTACAGCTAG GAAAAGACAATCAGCACCATAATTCCCACAGTGATACATTTCAGATGAATGGCATTCAGACAGAAGAAGTGagcaaactgaaagaggagctggaagaatGGAAAAGCAAGCATGAAGTGCTGCAAGGGCAGTTAGGGGAAAAGGACTCTCTGACTGAAAAATTG AAATCTTCACAGCTAGAAGTGGGAACAGCAGAGCAGTCTTCACAGACCAGCAAATCTGGTGGCTTGGAGCTCAGTAATGAACTACACAAG GAATTAGAGATGCTCAGGAGTCAGATACAGCTGCAGTCTGCAGAAATCTCTAAGCTTCAGATGGAGAATCAAAAGCTACAAGTAATG AATACAGCTGCAGAGCCTGTGTTAGGAGACAGCAGTGCAACAGCAGCAAACAGCTTGGACCTggaacaagaaataaaagaattaaag AGTGAAGTCAAAGccctttctgaagaaaaagaatcatTGAAACAGCACCTGGATTCTTCCAGGAGTACAGTTGCTATCTTGCAAGATGAGAAAAGTAAACTTCAGCAAGAACTTGCAGAATCAAAGAAAGAACAGGATGATCTTCTGGTGCTTTTGGCTGACCAGGATCAGAAACTGTCTGCACTGAAGATCAAGCTGAAGGATCTTGGTGTACCG GTTGAAGATGAAGATGATATTGAATCTGGAGATCAaggagatgaagatgaagatggaGATGAAGATGAGCAAGACTAG
- the USO1 gene encoding general vesicular transport factor p115 isoform X2, giving the protein MNFLRGVMGGPSAGMQPSGAETIQKLCHRVASSTLLDDRRDAVRALKALSKKYHLEVGVQAMEHLIHVLQTDRSDSEIIGYALDTLYNIISNDLEEEEQGKHWVENLPKQVDDLGSQFTEIFIKQQENVTLLLSLVEEFDFHVRWPGVKLLTSLLKQQGPQVQQIILVSPMGVSRLMDLLADSREVIRNDGVLLLQQLTKSNAAIQKIVAFENAFERLLDIITEEGNSDGGIVVEDCLLLIQNLLKNNNSNQNFFKEGSYIQRMKPWFEVGDDNCGWSAQKVTNLHVMLQLVRVLVSPTNPPGATSSCQKAMFQCGLLQQLCTILMATGVPADILTETINTVSEVIRGCQMNQDYFASVNAPSNPPRPAIVVLLMSMVNERQPFVLRCAVLYCFQCFLYKNQKGQGEIVSTLLPSTIDGNSVSAGQLLCGGLFSTDSLSNWCAAVALAHALQENATLKEQLLRVQLATSIGNPPVSLLQQCTNILSQGDKIDRRGSKVQTRVGLLMLLCTWLSNCSIAVTHFLHNPANIPFLTGQIAENLGEEEQLVQGLCALLLGISIYYNDNSLENYRKEKLKQLIEKRIGRENFIEKLGFISKHELYSRAAQKPQPSFSSPDHMMFDHEFTKLVKELEGVISKAIYKSSEEDKKEEEVKKTLEQHDNIVTHYKKVIREQDQELEELKQRISTLTSQNEQLQATVTQQVSQIQQHKDQYNLLKVQLGKDNQHHNSHSDTFQMNGIQTEEVSKLKEELEEWKSKHEVLQGQLGEKDSLTEKLKSSQLEVGTAEQSSQTSKSGGLELSNELHKELEMLRSQIQLQSAEISKLQMENQKLQVMNTAAEPVLGDSSATAANSLDLEQEIKELKSEVKALSEEKESLKQHLDSSRSTVAILQDEKSKLQQELAESKKEQDDLLVLLADQDQKLSALKIKLKDLGVPVEDEDDIESGDQGDEDEDGDEDEQD; this is encoded by the exons aTGAACTTCTTACGGGGCGTCATGGGCGGCCCCAGCGCCGGCATGCAGCCCTCCGGCGCAGAGACG ATCCAGAAGCTGTGCCACCGGGTGGCCTCTTCCACCTTGCTGGATGACCGGCGGGACGCTGTGCGGGCTCTGAAAGCCTTGTCCAAG AAATACCATCTGGAGGTGGGTGTGCAGGCCATGGAGCACCTGATCCACGTCCTGCAGACAGACCG TTCAGATTCTGAAATAATTGGCTATGCCTTGGACACTCTCTACAATATAATATCCAATGACCTAGAAGAGGAGGAGCAAGGTAAGCACTGGGTA GAAAACTTGCCAAAACAAGTTGATGACTTGGGAAGTCAGTTCACAGAGATTTTCATTAAACAGCAAGAAAATGTCACACTCTTGCTGTCACTTGTGGAG GAATTTGATTTCCATGTGCGTTGGCCAGGAGTGAAGCTGCTTACATCTCTGCTCAAGCAGCAAGGGCCTCAGGTGCAGCAGATAATTCTGGTCAGCCCCATGG GTGTTTCCAGACTCATGGATTTACTAGCAGACTCTAGGGAAGTTATAAGAAATGAT GGAGTGTTGTTGTTACAGCAATTGACAAAAAGTAATGCAGCCATACAGAAGATTGTTGCCTTTGAGAATGCCTTTGAGAGACTTCTGGATATCATAACGGAGGAAGGAAACAGCGATGGAG GAATAGTAGTAGAAGACTGTCTCCTCCTAATACAAAACTTGTTGAAGAATAATAATTCCAATCAGAATTTCTTCAAAGAAGGTTCATACATTCAGCGTATGAAGCCTTGGTTTGAAGTTGGAGATGACAACTGTGGGTGGTCTGCACAGAAAGTAACCAATCTTCACGTCATGCTGCAG CTTGTGCGGGTCCTCGTGTCTCCCACAAATCCCCCTGGTGCtaccagcagctgccagaagGCAATGTTCCAGTGTGGGTTGttacagcagctctgcaccatCCTGATGGCAACTGGAGTTCCTGCTGATATCCTGACAGAA ACCATTAACACTGTATCAGAGGTCATTCGAGGATGCCAGATGAATCAAGACTACTTTGCCTCTGTAAATGCACCCTCTAATCCACCAAG GCCTGCAATTGTAGTGCTTCTGATGTCCATGGTAAATGAAAGGCAGCCTTTTGTGCTACGTTGTGCTGTTCTCTATTGCTTCCAGtgctttttatataaaaaccaaaaaggacaaggagaaattGTTTCAACACTACTGCCATCTACTATTGACG GTAACTCTGTCTCAGCTGGTCAGCTGCTGTGTGGGGGCCTCTTCTCCACGGACTCCCTGTCCAACTGGTGTGCTGCTGTGGCCCTGGCCCATGCCTTGCAGGAGAATGCCACTCTGAAGGAACAGCTCCTGAGAGTCCAGCTGGCCACCAGCATTGGCAACCCCCCCGtctcactgctgcagcagtgcaCCAACATCCTCTCACAG GGTGATAAGATCGACAGACGG gGCAGCAAGGTACAGACCAGGGTTGGACTACTGATGTTGCTTTGCACTTGGCTCAGCAACTGCTCAATCGCTGTCACCCACTTCCTCCACAACCCAGCCAATATTCCTTTT ctcacaGGGCAGATAGCTGAAAaccttggagaagaggagcagcTGGTCCAAGGCCTGTGTGCACTTTTGCTTGGCATTTCCATCTACTACAATGACAATTCCCTTGAAAATTACAGGAA AGAGAAGCTGAAACAGCTGATTGAGAAGAGGATTGGTAGGGAGAACTTCATTGAGAAGCTTGGCTTCATTAGCAAACATGAGCTTTattccagagctgctcagaaacCACAGCCTAGTTTTTCTAGCCCAGACCACATGATGTTTGATCATGAATTTACCAAGCTTGTAAAGGAATTGGAAG GTGTCATTAGTAAAGCTATTTACAAGTCCAGCgaggaagataaaaaggaggaggaggtcaagAAGACATTGGAACAGCATGACAACATTGTGACTCACTACAAAAAAGTAATCAGAGAGCAG GACCAGGAGCTTGAGGAATTAAAACAACGGATCAGCACTTTAACATCTCAGAATGAGCAGCTCCAAGCAACAGTTACACAGCAAGTGTCCCAGATCCAACAGCATAAGGACCAGTATAATCTCCTTAAAGTACAGCTAG GAAAAGACAATCAGCACCATAATTCCCACAGTGATACATTTCAGATGAATGGCATTCAGACAGAAGAAGTGagcaaactgaaagaggagctggaagaatGGAAAAGCAAGCATGAAGTGCTGCAAGGGCAGTTAGGGGAAAAGGACTCTCTGACTGAAAAATTG AAATCTTCACAGCTAGAAGTGGGAACAGCAGAGCAGTCTTCACAGACCAGCAAATCTGGTGGCTTGGAGCTCAGTAATGAACTACACAAG GAATTAGAGATGCTCAGGAGTCAGATACAGCTGCAGTCTGCAGAAATCTCTAAGCTTCAGATGGAGAATCAAAAGCTACAAGTAATG AATACAGCTGCAGAGCCTGTGTTAGGAGACAGCAGTGCAACAGCAGCAAACAGCTTGGACCTggaacaagaaataaaagaattaaag AGTGAAGTCAAAGccctttctgaagaaaaagaatcatTGAAACAGCACCTGGATTCTTCCAGGAGTACAGTTGCTATCTTGCAAGATGAGAAAAGTAAACTTCAGCAAGAACTTGCAGAATCAAAGAAAGAACAGGATGATCTTCTGGTGCTTTTGGCTGACCAGGATCAGAAACTGTCTGCACTGAAGATCAAGCTGAAGGATCTTGGTGTACCG GTTGAAGATGAAGATGATATTGAATCTGGAGATCAaggagatgaagatgaagatggaGATGAAGATGAGCAAGACTAG
- the USO1 gene encoding general vesicular transport factor p115 isoform X5, with protein sequence MNFLRGVMGGPSAGMQPSGAETIQKLCHRVASSTLLDDRRDAVRALKALSKKYHLEVGVQAMEHLIHVLQTDRSDSEIIGYALDTLYNIISNDLEEEEQGKHWVENLPKQVDDLGSQFTEIFIKQQENVTLLLSLVEEFDFHVRWPGVKLLTSLLKQQGPQVQQIILVSPMGVSRLMDLLADSREVIRNDGVLLLQQLTKSNAAIQKIVAFENAFERLLDIITEEGNSDGGIVVEDCLLLIQNLLKNNNSNQNFFKEGSYIQRMKPWFEVGDDNCGWSAQKVTNLHVMLQLVRVLVSPTNPPGATSSCQKAMFQCGLLQQLCTILMATGVPADILTETINTVSEVIRGCQMNQDYFASVNAPSNPPRPAIVVLLMSMVNERQPFVLRCAVLYCFQCFLYKNQKGQGEIVSTLLPSTIDATGNSVSAGQLLCGGLFSTDSLSNWCAAVALAHALQENATLKEQLLRVQLATSIGNPPVSLLQQCTNILSQGSKVQTRVGLLMLLCTWLSNCSIAVTHFLHNPANIPFLTGQIAENLGEEEQLVQGLCALLLGISIYYNDNSLENYRKEKLKQLIEKRIGRENFIEKLGFISKHELYSRAAQKPQPSFSSPDHMMFDHEFTKLVKELEGVISKAIYKSSEEDKKEEEVKKTLEQHDNIVTHYKKVIREQDQELEELKQRISTLTSQNEQLQATVTQQVSQIQQHKDQYNLLKVQLGKDNQHHNSHSDTFQMNGIQTEEVSKLKEELEEWKSKHEVLQGQLGEKDSLTEKLKSSQLEVGTAEQSSQTSKSGGLELSNELHKELEMLRSQIQLQSAEISKLQMENQKLQVMNTAAEPVLGDSSATAANSLDLEQEIKELKSEVKALSEEKESLKQHLDSSRSTVAILQDEKSKLQQELAESKKEQDDLLVLLADQDQKLSALKIKLKDLGVPVEDEDDIESGDQGDEDEDGDEDEQD encoded by the exons aTGAACTTCTTACGGGGCGTCATGGGCGGCCCCAGCGCCGGCATGCAGCCCTCCGGCGCAGAGACG ATCCAGAAGCTGTGCCACCGGGTGGCCTCTTCCACCTTGCTGGATGACCGGCGGGACGCTGTGCGGGCTCTGAAAGCCTTGTCCAAG AAATACCATCTGGAGGTGGGTGTGCAGGCCATGGAGCACCTGATCCACGTCCTGCAGACAGACCG TTCAGATTCTGAAATAATTGGCTATGCCTTGGACACTCTCTACAATATAATATCCAATGACCTAGAAGAGGAGGAGCAAGGTAAGCACTGGGTA GAAAACTTGCCAAAACAAGTTGATGACTTGGGAAGTCAGTTCACAGAGATTTTCATTAAACAGCAAGAAAATGTCACACTCTTGCTGTCACTTGTGGAG GAATTTGATTTCCATGTGCGTTGGCCAGGAGTGAAGCTGCTTACATCTCTGCTCAAGCAGCAAGGGCCTCAGGTGCAGCAGATAATTCTGGTCAGCCCCATGG GTGTTTCCAGACTCATGGATTTACTAGCAGACTCTAGGGAAGTTATAAGAAATGAT GGAGTGTTGTTGTTACAGCAATTGACAAAAAGTAATGCAGCCATACAGAAGATTGTTGCCTTTGAGAATGCCTTTGAGAGACTTCTGGATATCATAACGGAGGAAGGAAACAGCGATGGAG GAATAGTAGTAGAAGACTGTCTCCTCCTAATACAAAACTTGTTGAAGAATAATAATTCCAATCAGAATTTCTTCAAAGAAGGTTCATACATTCAGCGTATGAAGCCTTGGTTTGAAGTTGGAGATGACAACTGTGGGTGGTCTGCACAGAAAGTAACCAATCTTCACGTCATGCTGCAG CTTGTGCGGGTCCTCGTGTCTCCCACAAATCCCCCTGGTGCtaccagcagctgccagaagGCAATGTTCCAGTGTGGGTTGttacagcagctctgcaccatCCTGATGGCAACTGGAGTTCCTGCTGATATCCTGACAGAA ACCATTAACACTGTATCAGAGGTCATTCGAGGATGCCAGATGAATCAAGACTACTTTGCCTCTGTAAATGCACCCTCTAATCCACCAAG GCCTGCAATTGTAGTGCTTCTGATGTCCATGGTAAATGAAAGGCAGCCTTTTGTGCTACGTTGTGCTGTTCTCTATTGCTTCCAGtgctttttatataaaaaccaaaaaggacaaggagaaattGTTTCAACACTACTGCCATCTACTATTGACG CTACAGGTAACTCTGTCTCAGCTGGTCAGCTGCTGTGTGGGGGCCTCTTCTCCACGGACTCCCTGTCCAACTGGTGTGCTGCTGTGGCCCTGGCCCATGCCTTGCAGGAGAATGCCACTCTGAAGGAACAGCTCCTGAGAGTCCAGCTGGCCACCAGCATTGGCAACCCCCCCGtctcactgctgcagcagtgcaCCAACATCCTCTCACAG gGCAGCAAGGTACAGACCAGGGTTGGACTACTGATGTTGCTTTGCACTTGGCTCAGCAACTGCTCAATCGCTGTCACCCACTTCCTCCACAACCCAGCCAATATTCCTTTT ctcacaGGGCAGATAGCTGAAAaccttggagaagaggagcagcTGGTCCAAGGCCTGTGTGCACTTTTGCTTGGCATTTCCATCTACTACAATGACAATTCCCTTGAAAATTACAGGAA AGAGAAGCTGAAACAGCTGATTGAGAAGAGGATTGGTAGGGAGAACTTCATTGAGAAGCTTGGCTTCATTAGCAAACATGAGCTTTattccagagctgctcagaaacCACAGCCTAGTTTTTCTAGCCCAGACCACATGATGTTTGATCATGAATTTACCAAGCTTGTAAAGGAATTGGAAG GTGTCATTAGTAAAGCTATTTACAAGTCCAGCgaggaagataaaaaggaggaggaggtcaagAAGACATTGGAACAGCATGACAACATTGTGACTCACTACAAAAAAGTAATCAGAGAGCAG GACCAGGAGCTTGAGGAATTAAAACAACGGATCAGCACTTTAACATCTCAGAATGAGCAGCTCCAAGCAACAGTTACACAGCAAGTGTCCCAGATCCAACAGCATAAGGACCAGTATAATCTCCTTAAAGTACAGCTAG GAAAAGACAATCAGCACCATAATTCCCACAGTGATACATTTCAGATGAATGGCATTCAGACAGAAGAAGTGagcaaactgaaagaggagctggaagaatGGAAAAGCAAGCATGAAGTGCTGCAAGGGCAGTTAGGGGAAAAGGACTCTCTGACTGAAAAATTG AAATCTTCACAGCTAGAAGTGGGAACAGCAGAGCAGTCTTCACAGACCAGCAAATCTGGTGGCTTGGAGCTCAGTAATGAACTACACAAG GAATTAGAGATGCTCAGGAGTCAGATACAGCTGCAGTCTGCAGAAATCTCTAAGCTTCAGATGGAGAATCAAAAGCTACAAGTAATG AATACAGCTGCAGAGCCTGTGTTAGGAGACAGCAGTGCAACAGCAGCAAACAGCTTGGACCTggaacaagaaataaaagaattaaag AGTGAAGTCAAAGccctttctgaagaaaaagaatcatTGAAACAGCACCTGGATTCTTCCAGGAGTACAGTTGCTATCTTGCAAGATGAGAAAAGTAAACTTCAGCAAGAACTTGCAGAATCAAAGAAAGAACAGGATGATCTTCTGGTGCTTTTGGCTGACCAGGATCAGAAACTGTCTGCACTGAAGATCAAGCTGAAGGATCTTGGTGTACCG GTTGAAGATGAAGATGATATTGAATCTGGAGATCAaggagatgaagatgaagatggaGATGAAGATGAGCAAGACTAG